From a single Candidatus Thorarchaeota archaeon genomic region:
- a CDS encoding roadblock/LC7 domain-containing protein, which produces MSIQLDPAKEKELIELLMGLTDVADLDAIAVVSRQGVKISYFATEDSDADPDLMAAVSAALLVQGEMAAQRLGLNDLYEVVIRGESGFVVLSQAGDFLVMGSAKDITSMGLAVTQMRRYAREIGALLSG; this is translated from the coding sequence ATGTCCATTCAACTGGATCCCGCAAAGGAAAAGGAACTTATTGAACTCTTAATGGGACTCACTGACGTTGCAGACCTTGATGCGATTGCAGTAGTCAGTAGACAAGGTGTGAAGATCTCTTATTTTGCCACTGAAGACTCTGATGCAGACCCGGACCTCATGGCTGCTGTTAGTGCAGCATTGTTGGTTCAGGGTGAGATGGCAGCCCAGCGTCTTGGGCTTAATGATCTGTATGAGGTTGTCATTCGCGGAGAGTCTGGGTTTGTTGTATTATCCCAGGCTGGTGATTTTCTAGTCATGGGCTCTGCTAAAGACATCACCTCCATGGGTCTTGCAGTCACTCAGATGCGACGGTATGCGCGTGAAATCGGCGCACTTCTATCCGGATGA
- a CDS encoding iron ABC transporter permease: MRRSLTAQNLLLLMPLVILVIFIIYPVSVVLIEGLLDPRGSTLAEVLSSPIVQRIGLFTFTQAALSTILSVVIGLPAAVLLARFRFKGRSIVHAALIVPFVLPPIVVVVGFLRMFGPYGILDTLAMTILGSSTSVLDLASGMGGIVLAHAFYNVPLVTLMVSASLERLNPEIEEAAELLGATSIKKWQRIIFPQIRPALAASAILTFLFCFMSFPIVLALGHGQYSTIEVEIWSAFRMFDYGEASSLALMQLVVTLALAASYFKLGGQQTGDPGKTSSIKTFTFSNLNMGLRFAVVVYVVVMVFLMVGPIAAIGFAAIYDPIVHSYSLAGFANLLVIGTGGGLLPLINSVVYASIATFFAIVLGIPLAYAQVARGRTLPKVSSIMIMLPLGISSITIAYGLLRAIAVPLGLSTNPWLLIVIAQTVIGLPFSARSIELALRNIDPELLQQADSLGASRFQRLFFVELPLLAPGILVGGVFAFAMAIGEMSATIFIALPQNYTLAVSIYQYLAVRKFLEAGAAAFVLVIVCLVAFLVIQRVSGETAGGAL; the protein is encoded by the coding sequence ATGAGGCGTAGCTTGACTGCTCAGAACCTGCTACTGCTCATGCCGCTCGTCATTCTTGTTATCTTTATCATCTATCCAGTGAGTGTTGTACTAATCGAGGGCTTGCTTGATCCGAGAGGCTCTACTCTCGCCGAGGTGTTGAGTTCGCCGATCGTTCAGAGGATAGGACTCTTTACATTCACGCAGGCAGCTTTGAGCACGATTCTCTCAGTAGTCATCGGATTGCCAGCAGCAGTGCTTCTTGCACGGTTCAGGTTCAAGGGACGCTCAATAGTCCATGCTGCTCTGATCGTTCCTTTTGTCCTGCCACCTATTGTTGTGGTTGTGGGGTTTCTGAGAATGTTCGGTCCGTACGGAATTCTTGACACACTGGCAATGACTATTCTCGGTTCCTCGACCTCCGTTCTTGACTTGGCCTCTGGAATGGGCGGGATCGTTCTTGCTCATGCATTCTACAATGTTCCACTTGTGACCCTGATGGTGTCCGCTTCTCTGGAACGATTGAACCCCGAGATTGAGGAGGCGGCAGAGCTGTTAGGTGCAACCTCTATTAAGAAGTGGCAGAGGATCATTTTTCCACAGATACGCCCTGCACTTGCCGCATCTGCTATCCTCACCTTCCTCTTTTGTTTCATGTCATTCCCCATCGTCCTTGCACTAGGCCATGGTCAATACTCGACCATTGAGGTTGAGATCTGGAGCGCGTTTCGGATGTTCGACTATGGTGAGGCCAGTTCTCTGGCTCTCATGCAGCTTGTGGTCACGCTCGCGTTAGCAGCATCTTACTTTAAACTGGGTGGGCAACAGACGGGCGATCCCGGCAAGACATCATCAATCAAGACCTTCACCTTCTCCAACTTGAACATGGGTCTTCGTTTTGCAGTGGTTGTGTATGTTGTCGTCATGGTCTTTCTCATGGTCGGACCAATTGCCGCCATTGGGTTTGCAGCCATTTATGATCCGATCGTGCACTCCTACAGTCTGGCAGGATTTGCTAACCTCTTAGTGATAGGTACTGGTGGTGGACTGCTTCCGCTGATCAACTCAGTCGTCTATGCTAGTATCGCCACCTTTTTTGCAATCGTTCTTGGAATTCCTCTGGCGTATGCTCAGGTCGCTCGTGGCAGGACCCTTCCCAAGGTCTCATCTATTATGATCATGCTCCCTCTTGGGATCTCTTCGATAACAATCGCCTATGGTCTCTTGCGGGCAATTGCTGTTCCGCTTGGGCTCAGTACCAACCCTTGGCTTCTCATTGTTATCGCCCAGACAGTCATCGGTCTTCCCTTCAGTGCCCGGTCAATAGAACTGGCACTTCGAAATATTGATCCCGAACTGTTGCAGCAGGCTGACTCTCTTGGTGCCTCGCGTTTTCAACGGCTATTCTTTGTAGAGCTGCCCCTCTTGGCCCCCGGTATCTTGGTCGGTGGCGTCTTCGCGTTTGCAATGGCAATTGGCGAAATGTCTGCAACGATCTTTATCGCGCTTCCTCAGAACTATACGCTGGCAGTTTCTATCTACCAGTACCTTGCAGTCCGGAAATTTCTTGAGGCTGGTGCCGCCGCCTTTGTCTTGGTGATTGTCTGTCTTGTGGCCTTCCTAGTGATTCAGAGGGTTTCAGGTGAGACCGCCGGAGGTGCTTTGTGA
- a CDS encoding CDC48 family AAA ATPase has product MSENSVRLKVAAAMPKDQGRGIVRLNSDVRSKLGVRSGDYVLLKGAKETVAICWPALQEDEVLEMIRMDGLIRSNAGVKLGEMVEVSQANVQEATRVVLAPSQKVRFPAGFEDYVKHQILNKPVTRGDLIVIASIGQGLHFTVTAASPGKHVRIGPRTQVEVLTEPAKPEEVSVPQVTYEDIGGLGKELQKIREMIELPMKSPELFKRLGITPPKGVLLHGPPGTGKTLIAKAVANESGATFKVINGPEIMSKFYGESEQKLREVFEDAEKNAPSIIFIDELDSIAPKRAEVTGEVERRVVAQLLSLMDGLAARGQVIVIGATNRPDDVDEALRRPGRFDREIEIGVPDKKGRLEILQIHTRSMPLEEGIDLEKLAAITHGFVGADLAALAREAAMKALRRALPHVDPDTGDIPPDVLNNLYVTQDDFESALSEVSPSALREVLVEKPNVRWDDVGGLEKVKAQLREAVEAPLKHPEIFEEMGIRTPKGVLLFGPPGNGKTLLAKAVATESEANFISIRGPEIFNKYVGESEKAVREIFKKARQTAPCVLFFDEIDAIMMARGRSDDTGVSQRIVNQFLAELDGMQSLQNVLVIGATNRADILDPAVLRPGRFDSIVFVPPPDKEARLAILKVHTKNMPLHKDVDLEALAEKTEGYSGADLENLTREAAMTAVRGDWKPKPVQMKHFEQAMEEVRPSISPDDLRQFKAMAETVLKRNPQRQEPPGYI; this is encoded by the coding sequence ATGTCGGAGAATAGTGTGAGATTAAAAGTAGCCGCCGCGATGCCCAAGGATCAGGGTCGCGGCATTGTACGGCTCAATTCAGATGTCAGAAGTAAGTTAGGAGTCAGGTCGGGTGATTACGTCCTGCTCAAGGGAGCAAAAGAGACCGTGGCGATATGCTGGCCTGCGCTGCAAGAGGATGAGGTCCTTGAGATGATCCGCATGGACGGTCTCATCCGATCCAATGCGGGGGTCAAGCTCGGGGAGATGGTAGAAGTCAGTCAGGCCAATGTACAAGAGGCCACACGAGTTGTATTGGCACCCAGCCAGAAGGTGCGTTTTCCAGCAGGTTTTGAGGATTACGTCAAACACCAGATCTTGAACAAACCGGTGACTAGAGGAGACCTCATCGTCATTGCTTCAATCGGTCAGGGTCTTCACTTCACGGTCACTGCTGCATCACCCGGTAAACACGTACGGATCGGTCCACGAACTCAGGTAGAAGTTCTCACCGAGCCGGCCAAGCCTGAAGAGGTCAGCGTGCCTCAAGTGACCTACGAAGACATCGGCGGACTGGGCAAGGAGCTTCAGAAGATCCGTGAGATGATCGAGTTGCCCATGAAGAGCCCAGAGCTGTTCAAACGTCTGGGAATCACTCCACCAAAGGGAGTGTTGCTTCATGGCCCACCAGGGACAGGTAAGACTCTGATCGCAAAGGCAGTGGCCAATGAATCAGGTGCGACCTTCAAGGTCATCAATGGCCCAGAGATCATGTCCAAGTTCTATGGCGAGTCCGAACAGAAATTGCGAGAGGTCTTTGAAGACGCCGAGAAGAACGCACCCAGCATCATATTCATTGATGAACTGGACAGCATAGCACCTAAGCGAGCAGAGGTCACTGGAGAAGTCGAGCGACGAGTCGTGGCCCAATTACTCTCACTCATGGATGGGCTGGCTGCCAGAGGTCAGGTTATTGTCATCGGTGCTACAAATCGACCCGATGACGTTGATGAGGCACTCAGAAGGCCAGGTAGGTTTGACCGCGAGATTGAGATAGGCGTTCCTGACAAGAAGGGTCGTCTTGAGATCTTGCAGATCCATACGAGATCAATGCCACTGGAAGAGGGAATAGACCTTGAAAAGCTGGCCGCGATCACGCATGGCTTCGTTGGTGCAGACCTAGCAGCACTTGCACGAGAGGCAGCCATGAAGGCGCTTCGAAGAGCATTACCGCATGTTGATCCGGACACGGGAGACATTCCTCCGGATGTCCTGAATAATCTCTATGTCACCCAAGACGACTTTGAGAGTGCCCTGTCAGAGGTCTCACCTTCCGCACTTCGGGAGGTCCTTGTCGAGAAGCCAAACGTCCGATGGGACGATGTTGGTGGTCTTGAAAAGGTGAAGGCCCAACTGCGTGAGGCTGTAGAGGCACCACTGAAGCATCCCGAGATCTTCGAAGAGATGGGTATCAGAACACCCAAGGGTGTACTTCTCTTTGGCCCACCAGGGAACGGGAAGACACTGTTGGCAAAGGCAGTGGCCACAGAGAGCGAGGCCAACTTCATCTCGATCAGAGGCCCGGAGATTTTCAACAAATACGTTGGAGAGTCCGAGAAGGCAGTTCGAGAGATTTTCAAGAAGGCACGTCAGACTGCGCCATGTGTCCTGTTCTTTGACGAGATTGATGCAATAATGATGGCACGTGGAAGATCTGACGACACGGGAGTATCACAGAGAATAGTCAACCAGTTCCTTGCAGAACTTGATGGCATGCAATCGCTCCAGAACGTGCTTGTCATTGGAGCGACCAACCGAGCAGACATTCTCGATCCGGCCGTGCTGAGACCGGGTAGATTTGACTCCATCGTCTTCGTACCGCCACCTGACAAGGAGGCACGACTGGCAATTCTCAAGGTACATACCAAGAATATGCCACTGCACAAAGATGTCGATCTGGAAGCCCTCGCTGAGAAGACGGAGGGATACTCAGGTGCCGACTTGGAGAATCTGACCCGTGAGGCGGCAATGACTGCTGTACGAGGCGACTGGAAACCCAAACCTGTGCAGATGAAACACTTTGAACAGGCGATGGAAGAGGTCAGACCAAGTATCTCGCCTGACGACTTGCGACAGTTCAAGGCAATGGCCGAAACAGTACTAAAGAGAAACCCACAACGTCAAGAACCACCGGGTTACATTTGA
- a CDS encoding glycosyl hydrolase-related protein: MGLRWIVNLCPFLHFDNSRIKDYEHNISIASWNIKSILDFLEVDDTHKFCIEQVTLLEGFKRLFPNYWDALHQRILEGRVEIVGGTYVQPDFVIPDGESIARQFLYGVKFFHNAFGIEVRSGWAIDTSGHCSQMPQILRQSGMDTYFIWRGMPFDAPSEFIWKGPDGSRVNVVWLSAGYECASWLSENMREAFTMMLGIVEDINKRASSQNLFIPIGGELVPPAPHLADIVREWNRTFPDMRAVIVTPREYAEKLKTVQSGLATITENLTAGRFIPVRVGGLSSRVGLKIMNRRLETLLYLTELYLALKGNIDHNNALDDLWRILLFNQDHNIIRGVIGDGPYMLAVKRFEKAIEQTEQLLETAIADYSADLKTAQEGVNVAAFNPLPWKRNGIVRIAIDLSSLNSEHFKVMAENDETTEEGEEEETEHKEGLPYQILEQGDDGIVEMLFIAKDVPSMGHKVFKIVPSESPPEFESFIKTGTSWVESERYAIEFDLFSGAITRIFDKQHRFEALRKEGNYLHIENDVGDLYRYSRSELASPDADLTTLRMSGEVKIVESGPIRATVEVTGDVAGSRRTQRVCLYHGLDRIDCETRLDFRGQDKRVSVVFPLTIFAERVTVGAQFGTEERLTVRDESGWTEPARGTFAALDWVDCSGPDNGVAISTVGLHEFSFTDGMLRMTLLRSVDHLSRGIDDDVTEAKTALENGQHTFKYALMPHSGNWKDAKIWQRATEHRIPLIAIPLDSSGTESSSRSALTIEDMDLAVSSLRPGEAPNEIILRLYEPEGVTGTATLKFDRPVERIRLVDIIERDIGEIPSNGNSCTLQVDAHAIITLKIQFKS, translated from the coding sequence ATGGGATTACGCTGGATCGTCAACCTCTGTCCGTTCCTGCATTTTGATAATTCAAGGATAAAGGATTACGAACACAACATTAGCATAGCCTCTTGGAACATCAAGAGCATCTTGGACTTTCTGGAGGTTGATGATACTCACAAGTTCTGCATCGAGCAGGTAACACTTCTTGAAGGATTCAAACGGCTCTTTCCAAATTACTGGGACGCACTGCATCAACGGATCCTTGAGGGGCGTGTCGAGATCGTTGGGGGAACCTACGTCCAACCGGACTTTGTGATTCCCGATGGAGAGTCCATTGCGCGTCAGTTCCTCTACGGTGTCAAATTCTTCCACAACGCCTTTGGCATCGAGGTGAGGTCAGGCTGGGCAATTGACACATCAGGACACTGCTCGCAGATGCCTCAGATCCTGCGTCAGTCTGGCATGGACACCTACTTCATTTGGAGAGGTATGCCATTTGATGCGCCCAGCGAGTTCATCTGGAAAGGACCAGACGGCAGTCGTGTGAACGTGGTCTGGCTCTCCGCAGGATACGAGTGCGCCTCATGGCTCTCAGAGAATATGAGAGAGGCGTTTACCATGATGCTTGGAATTGTTGAGGACATAAACAAGAGAGCATCATCACAGAACCTGTTTATTCCGATTGGCGGAGAACTTGTTCCTCCGGCGCCACACCTTGCAGATATTGTCAGAGAGTGGAACCGAACGTTCCCGGATATGAGAGCAGTCATAGTCACACCGAGAGAGTATGCAGAGAAGCTGAAGACAGTCCAGTCCGGTCTTGCAACGATCACAGAGAATCTCACAGCAGGACGCTTCATTCCAGTTCGCGTAGGTGGACTCAGTTCGCGCGTTGGCCTGAAGATCATGAACAGAAGACTGGAAACCCTGCTCTACCTCACAGAACTCTATCTTGCATTAAAGGGGAATATTGACCACAACAATGCCCTAGATGATCTCTGGCGGATCTTGCTATTCAATCAGGATCACAACATCATCAGGGGTGTCATTGGTGATGGACCGTACATGCTTGCGGTCAAACGATTCGAAAAGGCCATTGAACAGACAGAACAGCTCCTTGAAACCGCAATCGCAGATTATTCTGCTGATCTTAAGACCGCACAAGAGGGTGTGAACGTTGCAGCCTTCAATCCTCTACCTTGGAAGAGAAATGGTATTGTAAGAATAGCGATTGATCTCTCCAGCCTGAATTCAGAACACTTTAAGGTCATGGCCGAGAACGATGAAACGACTGAAGAGGGAGAAGAAGAGGAAACGGAACACAAAGAGGGACTTCCGTATCAGATCTTGGAACAGGGCGACGATGGAATTGTTGAGATGTTGTTCATCGCAAAGGATGTTCCCAGCATGGGCCACAAAGTCTTCAAGATCGTACCGTCAGAGAGCCCTCCTGAATTTGAGTCATTCATCAAGACTGGAACCTCTTGGGTCGAGTCTGAGAGATATGCCATCGAGTTTGACCTGTTCAGTGGAGCCATAACCAGAATATTTGACAAGCAACATCGATTTGAGGCATTGAGAAAGGAAGGCAATTACCTTCACATCGAGAATGATGTCGGAGACCTCTATCGATATTCTCGAAGCGAGCTGGCATCTCCTGATGCCGATCTCACAACTCTCAGAATGTCAGGAGAAGTGAAGATAGTTGAATCGGGGCCCATTCGTGCGACAGTTGAAGTCACGGGGGATGTTGCGGGGTCAAGACGTACCCAAAGAGTTTGCCTCTACCATGGCCTTGACAGAATTGATTGTGAGACCCGCCTTGATTTCAGGGGCCAAGACAAACGTGTGTCAGTAGTATTCCCGTTGACGATCTTTGCCGAACGTGTCACTGTAGGAGCCCAGTTCGGAACTGAGGAGCGCCTCACAGTAAGAGACGAGAGCGGCTGGACCGAGCCAGCAAGAGGTACCTTTGCTGCCCTTGATTGGGTCGATTGTAGTGGGCCCGACAATGGTGTTGCCATATCGACCGTTGGACTCCATGAGTTCTCATTCACTGATGGAATGCTGCGAATGACACTGCTCAGAAGCGTTGATCATCTCTCACGCGGTATCGATGATGACGTGACAGAGGCCAAGACCGCACTGGAGAATGGACAACATACCTTCAAGTATGCCTTGATGCCGCATTCTGGAAACTGGAAGGATGCTAAGATTTGGCAGAGAGCAACAGAACACAGAATTCCTCTCATTGCAATTCCTTTGGACTCATCAGGAACAGAGTCGTCAAGCCGTTCAGCACTGACGATCGAAGACATGGACTTGGCGGTCTCAAGCCTGAGGCCAGGTGAGGCTCCAAACGAGATCATTCTCAGACTCTATGAGCCAGAAGGAGTCACGGGGACTGCAACCTTGAAGTTTGACAGACCTGTTGAGAGAATTCGTTTGGTCGATATCATTGAGAGAGATATCGGAGAGATCCCCTCGAACGGCAACTCGTGTACGCTTCAGGTCGATGCTCATGCAATAATCACTTTGAAGATACAATTCAAGTCATGA
- a CDS encoding FAD-dependent oxidoreductase: MNYDVAIVGSGPAGIFCALELIEHQPDLKIVMIEKGKPIKKRYCPNSEAARGCKKCNPCHILAGWGGAGAFSDGKLTISTRVGGWLDEILGEKNLMEMIEYVDKKYRDYGAPDELYGDKEDETEEWSRKAALVGLELIPQKVRHMGREGCINVMGAMYQAVSKKVDVLFDTEAKDIQVENGRVTGIETNGGTVLHAKYVVAAPGRVGNEWLSHQAERLDLETENNYVDIGVRVEIPAPVMKDIADSLYEPKLVYYSKQFDDKVRLFCFNPGGVVTTEYYDEILTVNGQSYAHMKTPNTNFALLVSTKFTAPFKEPIAYGQHVARLANMLGDGVLVQRLADLKRGKRSTHERIKRSPIKPTLPSASPGDLSFALPYRHLSSILEMLDALNKLCPGVADDGTLLYGIEVKFYSSRIRLNKHLESKIENLYAAGDGAGITRGLMQASVSGVIIARDILRKEKGAEEEE; this comes from the coding sequence TTGAACTATGACGTTGCTATTGTGGGCAGTGGTCCCGCTGGAATTTTCTGCGCCCTCGAACTCATCGAGCATCAACCCGACTTGAAAATTGTAATGATCGAGAAGGGGAAACCTATCAAGAAGCGATACTGCCCAAACTCTGAGGCAGCAAGAGGATGCAAGAAATGTAACCCATGCCACATCCTTGCTGGATGGGGTGGTGCTGGAGCTTTTTCTGACGGCAAACTTACTATCTCCACCCGAGTCGGTGGTTGGCTGGACGAGATTCTCGGCGAGAAGAATCTGATGGAGATGATCGAGTATGTTGACAAAAAGTATCGCGACTACGGCGCACCTGATGAACTCTATGGAGATAAAGAAGACGAGACCGAAGAATGGTCGCGTAAGGCTGCACTGGTCGGACTTGAACTCATCCCGCAGAAAGTACGTCATATGGGGCGCGAGGGATGTATCAACGTAATGGGCGCAATGTATCAGGCGGTCTCAAAAAAGGTCGATGTCCTCTTTGATACAGAGGCTAAAGACATCCAAGTCGAAAACGGTCGCGTCACGGGGATCGAAACCAACGGTGGAACAGTGCTCCATGCAAAGTATGTCGTGGCTGCCCCGGGCCGTGTCGGTAATGAATGGCTCTCTCATCAGGCCGAACGGCTTGATCTTGAAACAGAAAACAATTATGTTGATATCGGAGTCAGAGTAGAGATTCCGGCACCAGTAATGAAGGACATCGCGGATTCCCTATATGAACCAAAACTCGTCTACTATTCCAAACAATTCGACGATAAGGTTAGATTGTTCTGTTTCAATCCGGGAGGCGTTGTCACCACTGAGTACTATGATGAGATCCTCACCGTGAACGGTCAGTCTTACGCACATATGAAGACACCCAACACCAATTTTGCACTGCTCGTGTCTACCAAGTTCACAGCTCCCTTCAAGGAACCTATTGCATATGGTCAGCATGTTGCCCGTCTCGCTAACATGCTTGGGGATGGTGTCCTCGTGCAGCGGCTGGCCGATCTCAAACGCGGCAAGCGGAGCACCCATGAACGGATCAAACGATCTCCGATCAAACCGACATTGCCAAGTGCCTCACCTGGCGATCTGAGCTTTGCACTTCCCTACAGACACCTGAGCTCAATTCTCGAAATGCTTGACGCCCTCAACAAACTATGCCCCGGTGTCGCCGATGATGGTACACTTCTCTATGGCATCGAGGTCAAGTTCTACTCCTCAAGGATTAGACTGAACAAGCATCTTGAGTCGAAGATCGAGAACCTATATGCAGCAGGCGATGGTGCCGGAATCACTCGTGGTCTCATGCAGGCATCGGTCTCAGGAGTGATCATTGCAAGGGATATCCTTCGAAAAGAAAAGGGAGCAGAAGAAGAAGAGTAA
- a CDS encoding LPXTG cell wall anchor domain-containing protein, translating to MAYLTWREHIRSGPVCLGVLVLIAGAVVALLPRMGSEPFGANTGLFGALIAVVGLVLILIGFFFTKKKRDSVLAPIDTRQDDVPPPPPPPD from the coding sequence ATGGCATACCTTACATGGCGTGAACACATTCGTTCTGGACCAGTCTGCCTTGGTGTATTGGTGCTCATTGCAGGTGCAGTCGTTGCACTCCTGCCACGTATGGGCTCAGAGCCTTTCGGGGCCAACACCGGACTTTTTGGTGCACTGATTGCCGTAGTGGGTCTGGTCCTCATCCTTATCGGATTCTTCTTCACCAAGAAGAAACGCGATTCAGTCCTTGCACCGATCGACACACGACAGGACGATGTTCCACCGCCTCCACCCCCGCCGGACTAA
- a CDS encoding aminotransferase class I/II-fold pyridoxal phosphate-dependent enzyme, with product MQSRITARAANLRYAIRDIVVAARAYQQRTGDTPLYLNIGDPIKYDWKTPDFMIEALCNAAREGASYYSPSDGLPELKEAAVEKEKRVNGIDIDAERIIVTAGISEAIQFLAGALVNSGSEFLVPGPAYPPYISYVSFFGGTPVTYHTIEEENWSPDVDDLRKKINDKTAGILVINPNNPTGAVYDAKTLREIANLAGEYGLPLVSDEIYDQLTYDKDTTPMVKVAGDIPVIGFNGISKVYLAPGWRVGYVYFHDQDGELDPIRDAMMRQARIRICVNAPAQWAAIAALKSSGPHLKDMMHRLRERRDLIWKRLNEIDSVSSQLPEAAFYIMPKIDLRGRWANDTEFVLDVLNSTGVVFVPGSGFDPHYGASHFRSVFLPPPEMIGEAMDRLDDFMSKKK from the coding sequence ATGCAATCACGAATAACCGCACGAGCGGCGAATCTCAGATATGCGATCCGTGACATTGTTGTTGCTGCACGAGCCTACCAACAACGTACTGGTGACACTCCTCTCTATCTCAATATTGGGGATCCGATCAAGTATGACTGGAAGACTCCCGACTTCATGATTGAAGCTCTCTGTAATGCTGCACGCGAAGGCGCAAGCTATTATTCTCCTTCTGACGGTCTGCCTGAATTAAAAGAGGCTGCTGTGGAGAAAGAGAAGCGGGTGAATGGGATTGATATTGATGCAGAGCGGATCATTGTGACCGCCGGAATCTCTGAGGCGATTCAATTTCTTGCTGGTGCATTGGTCAATTCCGGGTCGGAGTTCTTGGTTCCGGGCCCTGCCTATCCGCCATACATATCCTACGTCTCATTTTTCGGTGGAACCCCAGTGACCTATCATACCATCGAGGAGGAAAACTGGAGTCCTGATGTGGATGACCTGCGGAAGAAGATCAATGACAAGACGGCCGGTATTCTGGTCATAAACCCCAACAATCCTACTGGTGCAGTCTACGATGCAAAGACCCTACGCGAGATTGCAAATCTGGCTGGCGAGTATGGCCTGCCTCTGGTCTCAGACGAGATATACGACCAGCTCACCTACGATAAGGACACAACTCCCATGGTAAAAGTTGCAGGAGATATTCCTGTCATCGGATTCAATGGGATCAGCAAGGTGTACCTCGCTCCGGGCTGGCGTGTTGGGTATGTGTACTTCCATGATCAGGACGGCGAACTTGACCCGATTCGTGATGCAATGATGCGTCAGGCCAGAATCAGGATCTGTGTCAATGCTCCTGCCCAATGGGCCGCCATTGCAGCTCTCAAGAGCAGTGGCCCTCATCTCAAGGATATGATGCATCGTCTGCGAGAGCGACGAGACCTCATCTGGAAACGGCTCAATGAGATCGATTCTGTATCATCTCAGCTTCCAGAGGCCGCATTCTATATTATGCCCAAGATAGATCTACGCGGGCGTTGGGCCAATGACACGGAGTTCGTGCTTGATGTTCTCAATTCGACTGGTGTTGTCTTTGTACCTGGTTCGGGATTCGATCCTCATTATGGTGCATCTCATTTCAGAAGCGTCTTTCTCCCGCCTCCGGAGATGATCGGTGAGGCAATGGACCGTCTTGACGACTTCATGTCGAAAAAGAAATAG
- a CDS encoding ABC transporter ATP-binding protein: protein MVRVELRSLSRVFADGTRIGPIDLTIEHGELMTLLGPSGAGKTTTLRMVAGFIRPDSGNLLFDDKSVLNVPPRDREIGMVFQSTALFPNMNVFQNISFSLDMAGWPFEEVVSRVEELADLLNIRGLLNRHVNEISGGEAQRVALARALARNPRLLLLDEPLSALDPQLRERLQAEIRRIQKKLDITALYVTHSQEEAFAMSDKIAVLRDGVVVQVGEPEALYEHPQDEFVAQFIGDGNVFEGTIIESQSDLMKVQMDGFHFTIAGDGPTGERVTFAIKPEDISVNTDPGSEIEGVVQSVVPRVGVYRVTVSLDGCSVVALIDDVDLAHRLRAAIGERVSLSFDPRDAIVIRISS, encoded by the coding sequence ATGGTGCGTGTAGAATTACGGTCTCTAAGCAGAGTGTTTGCTGATGGTACGCGGATCGGCCCGATTGATCTCACGATCGAGCATGGAGAACTGATGACTCTCTTGGGCCCGAGTGGTGCCGGGAAGACCACGACTCTGAGAATGGTGGCTGGTTTTATTCGCCCTGATAGTGGAAACCTCCTGTTTGACGATAAGAGCGTTCTCAATGTTCCGCCACGAGACCGGGAGATCGGAATGGTCTTTCAATCAACAGCATTGTTTCCGAACATGAACGTCTTTCAGAACATCTCTTTCTCGCTTGATATGGCGGGGTGGCCTTTTGAAGAGGTGGTCTCGCGAGTTGAAGAACTCGCCGATCTACTGAACATCAGGGGCCTGCTCAATAGACATGTCAATGAGATAAGTGGTGGTGAGGCACAACGTGTTGCTCTTGCACGGGCCCTGGCTCGAAATCCCCGTCTTCTTTTGCTGGATGAGCCTCTCTCCGCTCTGGACCCACAACTGAGAGAACGCCTACAGGCTGAGATACGCCGGATCCAGAAAAAGTTGGACATCACTGCTCTCTATGTGACTCATAGTCAAGAGGAGGCCTTTGCCATGTCGGACAAGATCGCTGTCTTGCGTGATGGTGTAGTCGTGCAGGTTGGTGAGCCTGAGGCATTGTATGAACATCCACAAGACGAGTTCGTTGCTCAGTTCATTGGTGATGGTAACGTCTTCGAGGGTACTATTATTGAGTCGCAAAGTGATCTGATGAAGGTTCAGATGGACGGGTTCCACTTTACGATTGCTGGTGATGGCCCCACTGGTGAGCGTGTGACCTTCGCTATCAAACCCGAGGATATCTCGGTCAATACAGATCCTGGTTCGGAGATCGAAGGTGTGGTCCAGAGTGTGGTTCCACGAGTGGGTGTCTATCGTGTCACGGTCTCGCTTGATGGATGCTCGGTGGTCGCTCTCATTGATGATGTTGATCTTGCACATAGGTTGCGTGCTGCAATTGGGGAGCGGGTCTCACTAAGTTTCGATCCACGTGATGCCATCGTGATCCGTATCTCTTCATAG